One Hypanus sabinus isolate sHypSab1 chromosome 4, sHypSab1.hap1, whole genome shotgun sequence genomic region harbors:
- the LOC132393127 gene encoding eukaryotic translation initiation factor 1A, X-chromosomal: MPKNKGKGGKNRRRGKNENESEKRELVFKEDGQEYAQVIKMLGNGRLEAMCFDGAKRLCHIRGKLRKKVWINTSDIILVGLRDYQDNKADVILKYNADEARSLKAYGELPEHAKINETDTFGPGDDDEIQFDDIGDDDEDIDDI; this comes from the exons ATGCCCAAAAATAAAG GTAAGGGAGGAAAGAACAGGCGACGTGGTAAGAATGAAAATGAGTCTGAAAAACGTGAGCTGGTCTTCAAAGAGGATGGCCAAG AGTATGCCCAGGTGATAAAGATGTTGGGAAATGGCCGCTTGGAAGCCATGTGTTTTGATGGTGCAAAGAGGCTCTGTCATATTCGAGGGAAGCTGAGAAAGAAG GTTTGGATAAATACATCAGACATTATATTGGTTGGATTGAGAGATTACCAG GATAACAAGGCTGATGTCATCCTGAAATACAATGCAGATGAAGCCAGAAGCTTGAAGGCATATGGTGAACTTCCAGAACATG CCAAAATCAATGAGACCGATACCTTTGGGCCTGGTGATGATGATGAAATCCAGTTTGATGATATTGGGGATGATGATGAAGATATTGATGAT ATCTAA